In Bdellovibrio sp. GT3, one genomic interval encodes:
- a CDS encoding helix-turn-helix domain-containing protein encodes MSQFDRAYELGKLYCDRGEFGPATDHLREAANGYFAEKNHSAYLKCQTLLLRIFAEREQIEDINATKEKLQDLVLKEGFELNSKTYYFLAVCASYKNQTDDALDYVQKALALALATDNKEDICNAIFGLAMVYSNPSVARYADALKEIYNLEVFFQVYNFPELRISALILNGNILAQMKKYEESITVLWKAYDALKETRNVVSASYLMIQLGDVYFEMGEKDLARVYLSLAQKSIDTENHVRLAKIAQFYASKIGADSQHSYDLVFDEVNHAVTERKLGRIDFKNQFILLDLLRLFVQNQGTIYSKEFLVENVWKQPYDPAVHDNKIYVTIKRLRKLIEPDYEKPKYIFRAKNGYYMNKAARIHFEH; translated from the coding sequence ATGAGTCAATTCGATCGCGCCTATGAGCTCGGCAAGCTGTATTGCGATCGTGGAGAGTTCGGTCCCGCAACGGACCATCTCCGCGAAGCAGCTAATGGCTATTTCGCCGAGAAAAATCATTCTGCTTATTTGAAGTGCCAAACACTTTTGTTGCGTATTTTTGCCGAACGCGAACAAATCGAAGACATCAATGCGACCAAGGAAAAACTCCAAGACCTTGTCCTTAAAGAAGGCTTCGAACTTAATTCTAAAACTTACTACTTCCTTGCGGTATGTGCGTCTTACAAAAATCAGACGGACGATGCCCTTGATTACGTACAAAAGGCCCTGGCGCTGGCGCTTGCTACGGATAATAAGGAAGACATCTGCAATGCTATTTTCGGTCTTGCGATGGTTTACTCCAATCCTTCAGTCGCTCGCTACGCGGACGCCCTGAAAGAGATCTACAACCTTGAGGTTTTCTTCCAGGTTTATAATTTCCCAGAGCTAAGAATTTCTGCTTTGATCCTGAATGGTAACATTTTGGCTCAGATGAAAAAGTACGAGGAATCCATCACGGTTCTTTGGAAAGCATATGATGCTTTGAAAGAGACTCGTAACGTGGTTTCTGCGTCTTACCTGATGATTCAGTTGGGTGATGTGTACTTCGAAATGGGCGAAAAAGATCTGGCGCGTGTTTATCTGTCTTTGGCACAAAAATCCATCGACACTGAAAACCACGTTCGTCTTGCGAAAATTGCCCAATTCTATGCTTCTAAAATCGGAGCGGATTCTCAACACAGCTACGACCTTGTGTTTGATGAAGTTAATCATGCGGTTACCGAGCGCAAGCTGGGTCGCATCGATTTCAAAAATCAGTTCATTCTTTTGGATCTATTGCGCCTGTTCGTTCAGAACCAAGGCACGATCTACTCCAAGGAATTCCTGGTCGAGAACGTCTGGAAACAACCGTATGATCCGGCTGTTCATGACAATAAGATTTACGTGACGATTAAACGTCTTCGTAAGTTGATTGAACCAGACTACGAAAAACCAAAATATATTTTTAGAGCCAAAAACGGCTATTACATGAATAAAGCTGCTCGCATTCATTTCGAGCACTAA
- a CDS encoding M3 family metallopeptidase: MSERFLSSNGCFEMTHSSKAEIKAAFAQLSKELDAKIATLKAVSDPTWDNFMVPFYEAEVLVASFASRLIVVYVYSISNDEYQEAYSEIFSDYTELERRLVSTTEIIAKVQSLQEGNEYQSFKQEQKKYIQSILNNAKSQGTLADAQLKQSISGINKEIAKWSEVFNSNIQKATVAGGIVVHDRKDLGELPQQWVVRASEHFNTHLKKNESTPEQGPWLISFTTGVYLPFMEYSPNRELKKQIYKQRKQIASHGEFDNSEAIRNILTKRKELAQIRGFENFLESSLDVNTATADQLDQLCKSLALAYKKTQEQLHDSYREMAARDGIQELEAWDLALYGRLYNESQGFDAAKIAEYFPYKETKERIFKLFEECFSIRFENATAEVKSWNADVEFYWLFDEDGTKLGGFYIDPYQRAGEKIVGTQSIGAFWSTLREPSLENGESITPIGVLSFGFPSPTPDKPSLLDFEELSGFFHEFGHLFALYLRKKNQGTISPQFRIEEDSLEFESMVLEYWGQNPYVLKKIAKHYKTGESLTDAQVGMLTKFMRKEVDERAHGLLHLSQISLHVYSGFNPDKDDLQSVVNEITKSVKAAPYFEEDRSMWGTTPVFTLNGYLANCYMYLWAMTVAYTYHAEIESTGWNDQSMKKLGQTLKSTLYRYSLVGQSMHALKLATGKDVPDFEGFALSRTSKQTP; encoded by the coding sequence ATGTCAGAGCGTTTTTTAAGTTCCAACGGATGCTTCGAGATGACTCATTCATCAAAGGCCGAGATCAAGGCTGCCTTTGCGCAGCTTAGTAAAGAACTTGATGCGAAAATCGCCACTCTGAAAGCTGTCAGTGATCCGACTTGGGATAACTTTATGGTTCCGTTCTATGAGGCGGAAGTTTTAGTGGCCAGCTTTGCCAGTCGACTTATTGTGGTCTATGTCTATTCCATTTCTAACGATGAGTACCAAGAGGCCTATTCGGAAATCTTCTCGGACTATACTGAGTTGGAACGAAGACTTGTTTCCACCACTGAAATCATCGCGAAAGTTCAATCCCTGCAAGAGGGCAATGAATATCAATCTTTTAAACAAGAACAGAAGAAGTATATCCAGAGCATTCTTAATAATGCAAAAAGCCAAGGAACCTTGGCGGATGCCCAATTAAAACAAAGCATTTCTGGGATCAATAAAGAGATCGCAAAATGGTCCGAAGTTTTTAATTCAAATATTCAAAAGGCCACGGTGGCGGGTGGAATCGTTGTTCATGATCGCAAGGACCTGGGAGAACTTCCGCAGCAATGGGTCGTGCGTGCTTCCGAACATTTCAATACTCATCTCAAGAAAAACGAATCAACACCAGAGCAGGGTCCTTGGTTAATTTCATTCACCACAGGTGTTTACCTTCCCTTCATGGAATATTCCCCAAATCGTGAATTGAAAAAGCAAATTTACAAACAAAGAAAGCAAATCGCCTCACATGGTGAGTTTGATAACAGCGAGGCGATTCGAAATATCCTGACAAAAAGAAAAGAGCTGGCGCAGATTCGCGGCTTTGAGAATTTCTTGGAAAGCTCCTTGGATGTTAATACGGCAACGGCTGATCAGTTGGATCAGCTTTGTAAGTCTCTTGCCTTAGCTTATAAGAAAACCCAGGAACAGCTTCATGACTCCTATCGTGAAATGGCAGCTCGGGACGGTATTCAGGAGCTAGAGGCTTGGGATCTTGCGCTTTATGGTCGACTTTATAATGAGTCACAGGGCTTTGATGCAGCGAAGATTGCAGAGTACTTTCCCTATAAGGAAACCAAAGAAAGAATATTCAAATTATTTGAAGAATGCTTTTCGATCCGTTTTGAAAATGCAACTGCCGAGGTTAAATCCTGGAATGCCGACGTCGAGTTTTATTGGCTGTTTGATGAAGACGGCACGAAGCTTGGTGGATTTTATATTGATCCGTACCAAAGAGCCGGAGAAAAAATTGTTGGCACTCAGAGCATTGGTGCATTTTGGTCAACTTTACGAGAACCTTCTTTGGAGAATGGTGAAAGCATCACTCCCATTGGTGTGCTGTCCTTCGGCTTTCCTTCCCCGACTCCAGATAAACCTTCCCTTCTGGACTTTGAGGAGCTTTCTGGATTCTTCCATGAGTTTGGACATTTGTTTGCGTTATATTTGAGGAAGAAAAATCAAGGCACGATCAGTCCACAGTTCAGAATTGAAGAGGATAGCTTAGAGTTTGAGAGTATGGTTCTTGAGTATTGGGGGCAGAATCCCTACGTTCTAAAGAAAATTGCCAAGCACTATAAAACGGGCGAGTCCTTAACCGATGCGCAAGTTGGAATGCTTACTAAATTTATGAGAAAAGAAGTCGATGAGAGAGCGCATGGATTGTTGCATTTGTCGCAAATTTCTTTGCATGTGTATTCCGGGTTTAATCCAGACAAAGATGATCTGCAGTCTGTTGTAAATGAAATCACCAAGTCCGTTAAGGCTGCGCCTTACTTTGAAGAGGACAGAAGTATGTGGGGAACAACCCCCGTATTTACTCTGAATGGATATCTGGCAAACTGCTATATGTACTTATGGGCAATGACGGTTGCTTACACTTATCACGCGGAAATCGAATCCACGGGTTGGAACGATCAATCTATGAAAAAACTAGGGCAGACACTTAAGTCCACCCTGTATCGGTATTCGCTCGTCGGTCAGTCCATGCATGCTTTGAAGTTGGCAACCGGTAAAGACGTACCGGATTTTGAAGGGTTTGCTTTAAGCAGAACTTCCAAGCAGACCCCTTAG
- a CDS encoding L,D-transpeptidase family protein, whose amino-acid sequence MKLVLAALLASTFSLAAFAQSIPEEQPLKLSKREEAAKRLMVEDAYEAPKGILFNEAAYLAGDTAYNDFTNVIVINKAAKGPGAQKLRLYTNRRLVLSTNVSTGTEQLEYIGKFKGIVNGIFKGSRESHWRHTTRGFYNIKRVYNYDYRSGESKFMMPYAMFFNDKRGLAIHQVPPDIVGGEANGVAALGSRASGGCVRVKSGPINLIHDAVVRADKGHMPVIDSRTGRQVYENGKAQTKVGFSSIVIVEEY is encoded by the coding sequence ATGAAACTTGTACTGGCAGCGCTTTTGGCGTCCACATTCTCTTTGGCAGCATTTGCTCAATCCATCCCTGAAGAGCAACCTCTTAAACTTTCCAAGCGTGAAGAAGCAGCAAAGCGTTTGATGGTTGAAGATGCTTACGAAGCTCCAAAAGGTATTCTTTTTAATGAGGCTGCATATCTTGCAGGTGACACTGCCTACAACGATTTCACCAACGTGATCGTTATCAATAAAGCTGCGAAGGGTCCTGGTGCTCAGAAACTTCGTCTGTACACAAACCGTCGCTTGGTTCTTTCCACTAATGTTTCCACTGGTACTGAACAGTTGGAATACATCGGTAAATTCAAAGGTATCGTAAACGGTATCTTCAAAGGTTCTCGTGAATCTCACTGGAGACACACAACTCGCGGATTCTATAACATCAAACGCGTTTACAATTATGACTACCGCTCAGGTGAGTCTAAATTCATGATGCCTTATGCGATGTTCTTTAACGACAAACGCGGTTTGGCTATTCACCAGGTTCCGCCAGATATCGTAGGTGGCGAGGCGAATGGTGTTGCGGCATTGGGTTCCCGTGCTTCTGGTGGCTGTGTTCGCGTTAAATCCGGTCCAATCAACTTGATCCACGACGCAGTTGTAAGAGCTGATAAAGGCCATATGCCAGTGATCGATTCAAGAACGGGTCGTCAAGTTTATGAGAACGGCAAGGCACAAACTAAAGTTGGCTTCAGTTCTATCGTGATTGTTGAAGAGTACTAA